The following proteins are encoded in a genomic region of Sparus aurata chromosome 23, fSpaAur1.1, whole genome shotgun sequence:
- the LOC115575730 gene encoding guanine nucleotide-binding protein G(I)/G(S)/G(O) subunit gamma-7-like, whose translation MSGKMCSSSNSVVQAQKLVDQLRIEAGMERIKISLTASDLVRYCQEHRRSDPLLTGIAASSNPFKDKKTCVLL comes from the exons ATGTCAGGAAagatgtgcagcagcagcaacagcgttgttcaggcacaaaaactgGTGGATCAACTTCGGATAGAGGCAGGCATGGAGAGAATCAAG ATCTCCCTGACAGCATCAGACTTGGTTCGGTACTGCCAGGAACACAGGCGCAGCGACCCCCTACTCACCGGCATTGCTGCCTCATCCAATCCTTTCAAAGATAAGAAGACCTGTGTGCTGCTTTGA
- the dhps gene encoding deoxyhypusine synthase: MADQAPSVAMEAVLKPSCDLPEDMPKIRGYDFNQGVDLQAVLKSYLTTGFQASRLGLAIQEINQMIEKRLEPVEADEGNENKESGETSSKSGCTIFLGYTSNLISSGVRESIRYLAEHKMVDVIVTTAGGIEEDFIKCLAHTYLGDFSLPGKDLRQRGINRIGNLLVPNDNYCKFEDWLMPILDQMLLEQNTEGTRWTPSKMIHRLGKEINNTDSVYYWAYKNNIPVFSPALTDGSLGDMIYFHSFRNPGLVLDIVEDIRKINSQAVFAKRTGMIILGGGLVKHHIANANLMRNGADYAVFVNTGQEFDGSDSGARPDEAVSWGKIRTDAKPVKVYADASLVFPLIVAETFALHADKLTAGKKTD; the protein is encoded by the exons ATGGCAGACCAGGCCCCTTCTGTTGCCATGGAGGCTGTCCTCAAGCCTAGCTGCGATCTCCCGGAAGATATGCCAAAGATCAGAGGCTACGACTTCAACCAAGGGGTCGATCTCCAGGCAGTGTTGAAATCCTACCTCACCACGGGGTTCCAGGCCAGCAGGTTGGGTTTGGCCATCCAGGAGATCAACCAAATG ATAGAGAAGCGTCTTGAGCCAGTTGAGGCAGACgaaggaaatgaaaataaagagtcTGGTGAAACATCCAGCAAGTCCGGCTGCACCATCTTCCTGGGTTACACCTCCAATCTCATCAGCTCCGGTGTCCGAGAGAGCATCCGATACCTGGCAGAGCACAAAATG GTGGATGTGATTGTTACCACAGCTGGAGGCATAGAGGAGGATTTCATCAAGTGTCTGGCTCACACATACTTGGGAGACTTCAGCCTGCCAGGCAAGGATCTCCGCCAGAGGGGTATCAACAG GATAGGGAATCTGTTGGTGCCCAATGACAACTACTGTAAGTTTGAAGACTGGCTGATGCCCATCCTGGACCAGATGCTGTTGGAGCAGAACACAGAG ggcACCCGTTGGACCCCCTCCAAAATGATACATCGACTTGGCAAGGAAATCAATAATACTGACTCTGTCTATTATTGGGCATACAAG AATAACATTCCAGTGTTCAGTCCTGCCCTGACAGACGGCTCTCTGGGCGACATGATCTACTTCCACTCCTTCAGGAACCCCGGCTTAGTTTTGGACATAGTGGAAG ATATCCGCAAGATTAACAGCCAGGCGGTGTTTGCCAAAAGGACGGGAATGATCATCCTGGGAGGAGGGCTGGTCAAACACCATATAGCCAATGCTAATCTTATG AGGAATGGAGCTGACTATGCGGTGTTTGTGAACACGGGCCAGGAGTTCGATGGCTCTGATTCTGGGGCCAGACCCGATGAAGCTGTATCCTGGGGCAAGATCAGAACAGACGCCAAACCTGTTAAG GTGTATGCAGATGCTTCTCTAGTCTTCCCTCTGATAGTGGCCGAGACCTTCGCTCTCCACGCTGACAAGCTGACTGCCGGCAAGAAAACAGACTAA